In Geobacillus kaustophilus, a genomic segment contains:
- a CDS encoding membrane protein — protein sequence MKKKAEWSEAWQIAAVYVGTVIGAGFATGREIIEFFTRYGTAGTVGVLVSGFLFTWGGARLMVMARRIGAASYDELNRYLFGRMLSPFVTLVMTAMIAGVTAVMIAGAGAVFEEQIGWPRQAGIALTLGSALLVMLFDRKGLFGVNVLVVPMMMIFSATVLIKMVMVGGLCRPDMAASNYSLKAMLSPFSYAAFNLAMSQAVLVPVAREATSERAVKRGAMLGGVILTGLLLLNHIVLLSFPQKGDYDIPMAEVVRTFFAMLHWLYVVVIYGEIFTSVIGGLFGLARQVRVWVSIGGKWLGVLLVLLFAAVSPFRYGELLSFLYPLFGYMSLLLLWLLWRRRLPHR from the coding sequence GTGAAGAAGAAAGCGGAATGGTCGGAAGCATGGCAAATCGCCGCTGTTTACGTCGGCACGGTGATTGGGGCGGGATTTGCGACCGGCAGGGAAATTATTGAATTTTTTACCCGCTACGGAACGGCTGGAACGGTCGGCGTATTGGTCAGCGGCTTTTTGTTCACATGGGGCGGCGCGCGCCTGATGGTGATGGCGCGCCGCATTGGAGCCGCATCATATGATGAATTGAATCGTTATTTGTTCGGAAGAATGTTGAGTCCGTTTGTGACGCTCGTGATGACAGCGATGATCGCCGGGGTGACGGCGGTGATGATTGCCGGGGCGGGCGCGGTGTTTGAAGAGCAGATCGGCTGGCCGCGGCAGGCGGGGATTGCGCTGACGCTCGGTTCGGCGCTCCTAGTCATGTTGTTCGACCGCAAAGGGCTGTTTGGCGTCAACGTGTTAGTCGTGCCGATGATGATGATATTTAGCGCCACCGTATTGATCAAAATGGTGATGGTTGGCGGCTTATGCCGACCGGATATGGCGGCATCGAATTATTCGCTTAAGGCGATGTTGTCCCCGTTTTCCTATGCGGCGTTTAACTTGGCGATGTCCCAAGCGGTGCTTGTGCCTGTCGCCCGCGAAGCGACCAGTGAGCGAGCGGTGAAGCGCGGGGCGATGTTGGGTGGAGTGATATTGACAGGGTTGTTGCTTCTAAACCATATCGTGTTGCTATCGTTTCCACAAAAGGGTGATTACGACATTCCGATGGCCGAAGTGGTTCGTACGTTTTTTGCCATGCTGCATTGGTTGTATGTCGTAGTCATTTACGGAGAAATTTTTACCTCGGTCATCGGCGGCCTGTTTGGGCTTGCCCGTCAAGTGCGCGTTTGGGTGTCGATCGGCGGGAAATGGTTGGGCGTGCTGCTCGTGTTGTTGTTTGCGGCGGTCAGCCCGTTTCGCTATGGGGAGTTGTTGTCATTTCTCTATCCACTGTTTGGCTACATGAGTCTTCTATTATTGTGGCTTCTTTGGCGCCGACGGCTGCCGCACCGATAA
- the hepT gene encoding type VII toxin-antitoxin system HepT family RNase toxin produces the protein MKHDVIFNKISIIERCLKRIDEEYEHDPKNLQNYTKQDSIILNLQRACEACIDLAMHIVAEQKFGLPQHSRDAFSLLEEHGVISPAVSQNMKAMVGFRNIAVHDYQQLNLGILQAIVEHHLDDFKHFAKAILDYAKKNS, from the coding sequence ATGAAACATGATGTGATTTTCAATAAGATTAGCATCATTGAACGATGCCTGAAACGAATTGACGAAGAATATGAACACGATCCAAAAAATTTACAAAATTATACAAAACAAGACTCGATCATTCTCAATTTACAGCGGGCTTGCGAGGCATGCATCGATCTGGCCATGCATATCGTTGCCGAGCAGAAATTCGGACTGCCGCAACATAGCCGCGATGCGTTCTCCCTTCTTGAAGAACACGGCGTGATCTCTCCCGCCGTAAGCCAAAACATGAAGGCCATGGTCGGATTCCGCAACATCGCCGTTCATGACTATCAACAACTGAACCTTGGCATTTTGCAAGCCATTGTCGAACACCATCTTGATGATTTTAAACACTTTGCGAAAGCCATCCTCGATTATGCCAAGAAAAACAGCTAA
- a CDS encoding FixH family protein, whose translation MKGHVGFAFAVVLLGMMIMAACTNHNKQAETPAVLDVKMDVPDHIDLNKPTKLACVVTYGGEKVNDANEVKFEVWKHGDGEREMLEAKHDGDGRYSVEKTFTEAGTYSVVAHVTARDMHNMPKKDIIAGTPEQAATADGAREHSQGRAEEQHHGAVAISLSSRSFEAGKPAALTVHLTKDGKPFTNATVRFEIWQADNKHEFVDADEKRNGEYEAVATFANKGTYSVKVHVEADQLHEHQVEQVTVQ comes from the coding sequence ATGAAAGGACATGTTGGCTTTGCGTTTGCTGTTGTACTTTTGGGGATGATGATCATGGCTGCTTGTACAAATCACAACAAGCAAGCCGAGACGCCGGCCGTGCTTGACGTGAAAATGGATGTTCCGGATCACATCGATTTGAACAAACCGACCAAGCTCGCCTGCGTCGTGACGTATGGCGGAGAAAAAGTAAACGATGCGAACGAAGTCAAGTTTGAAGTATGGAAACATGGAGATGGCGAGCGGGAAATGCTTGAAGCAAAGCATGACGGCGATGGCCGCTATTCGGTGGAAAAAACGTTTACGGAAGCGGGAACGTATTCGGTCGTTGCCCATGTGACGGCGCGCGACATGCATAACATGCCGAAAAAAGATATTATCGCCGGCACCCCAGAACAGGCGGCGACGGCCGACGGTGCGCGCGAACATTCCCAAGGCCGTGCTGAAGAACAACATCATGGCGCTGTTGCCATTTCGCTGTCGTCCCGTTCGTTCGAAGCCGGAAAACCGGCGGCATTGACCGTTCATCTCACCAAAGATGGGAAGCCCTTTACGAACGCCACCGTTCGCTTTGAGATTTGGCAGGCTGACAACAAGCATGAATTTGTGGATGCGGATGAAAAAAGAAACGGCGAATACGAGGCTGTTGCCACGTTTGCCAACAAAGGAACGTATTCGGTGAAAGTGCATGTGGAAGCAGATCAATTGCACGAACATCAAGTCGAACAAGTGACGGTTCAGTAA
- a CDS encoding ATP-dependent Clp protease ATP-binding subunit — MRCQACQQREATVFVNLQWNGEKQQLHLCHECYEKQKQQLSIPMMNFGFSPFSFDDFFTSHFAAANPGMSSPETMAKRPQSRNGGFLDQFGRNLTQMAKAGLIDPVIGRDKEIARVMEILNRRNKNNPVLIGEPGVGKTAIVEGLALKIAEGNVPEKLLNKEVYLLDVASLVANTGIRGQFEERMKRLIAELQERKNVILFIDEIHLLVGAGAAEGSMDAGNILKPALARGELQVVGATTLKEYRQIEKDAALERRFQPVIVHEPTVEEAIAILKGIQPKYEQFHHVRYTDEAIEACVKLAHRYIQDRFLPDKAIDLLDEAGSKANLRLGPTDEKQLQERLMQIAKEKEQAAKEENYELAAKLRDEELKLEKQLEQGVNQERPVVDAADIEQIIAEKTGIPVGKLQADEKEKMKHLEENLAKKVIGQAEAVKKVAKAIRRSRAGLKAKHRPIGSFLFVGPTGVGKTELAKTLAEELFGTKDAMIRLDMSEYMEKHSVSKLIGSPPGYVGFEEAGQLTEKVRRNPYSIILLDEIEKAHPDVQHIFLQILEDGRLTDSQGRTVSFKDTVIIATSNAGATDKKITVGFEKEGNGQTSVLDSLGAYFKPEFLNRFDAIIEFKPLEKEHLLEIVDLMLADVKAAMREQSIELEVTEAAKEKLAELGYHPAFGARPLRRVIQEHVEDNIADCLLDADQSVRAIRIDVEGDAVVAKIES, encoded by the coding sequence ATGCGCTGCCAAGCATGCCAACAACGTGAAGCAACGGTGTTTGTCAACTTGCAATGGAACGGTGAAAAACAACAGCTTCATCTTTGCCATGAATGCTATGAAAAACAAAAACAACAATTGTCGATTCCGATGATGAACTTTGGCTTTTCGCCGTTTTCATTTGATGACTTCTTTACTAGCCACTTCGCAGCGGCCAACCCGGGGATGAGCTCGCCGGAAACGATGGCGAAACGCCCGCAAAGCCGCAATGGCGGATTTTTGGATCAATTCGGCCGCAACTTGACGCAAATGGCCAAAGCGGGCTTGATCGATCCGGTCATCGGCCGCGACAAGGAAATCGCCCGCGTCATGGAAATTTTAAACCGCCGCAACAAAAACAACCCGGTCTTAATCGGGGAACCGGGCGTCGGGAAAACGGCGATCGTCGAAGGGCTCGCGCTGAAAATCGCCGAAGGGAACGTGCCGGAAAAACTGTTAAACAAAGAAGTGTACTTGCTTGATGTCGCTTCGCTTGTCGCCAACACCGGCATCCGCGGCCAATTTGAAGAGCGGATGAAACGGCTCATCGCCGAACTGCAAGAGCGGAAAAACGTCATTTTGTTCATTGACGAAATCCATCTGCTCGTCGGCGCTGGCGCCGCTGAAGGCTCGATGGACGCCGGGAACATTTTGAAACCGGCGCTTGCCCGCGGCGAACTGCAAGTCGTTGGGGCGACGACACTCAAAGAATACCGGCAAATTGAAAAAGACGCGGCTCTTGAGCGCCGCTTCCAACCGGTCATCGTCCACGAGCCGACCGTGGAAGAAGCGATCGCCATCTTGAAAGGCATCCAGCCGAAATACGAGCAATTCCATCATGTCCGCTACACGGATGAAGCGATCGAAGCGTGCGTGAAACTCGCGCACCGCTACATCCAAGACCGCTTCCTCCCGGACAAGGCGATCGACTTGCTTGACGAGGCCGGCTCGAAAGCGAACTTGCGCCTCGGCCCGACTGACGAAAAACAATTGCAAGAGCGGCTGATGCAAATCGCGAAAGAAAAAGAGCAAGCAGCGAAAGAGGAAAACTACGAGCTGGCGGCAAAACTGCGCGACGAAGAACTGAAGCTTGAAAAACAACTTGAACAAGGCGTCAACCAAGAACGCCCTGTCGTCGACGCCGCCGACATCGAGCAAATCATTGCTGAAAAAACCGGCATCCCGGTCGGAAAACTGCAAGCGGATGAAAAAGAAAAAATGAAACATCTCGAAGAAAACTTGGCGAAAAAAGTGATCGGCCAAGCGGAAGCGGTGAAAAAAGTCGCCAAGGCGATCCGCCGCAGCCGCGCCGGCTTGAAAGCGAAACACCGCCCGATCGGTTCGTTCCTGTTCGTCGGCCCGACCGGCGTCGGGAAAACGGAGCTCGCCAAAACGCTCGCTGAGGAGCTGTTTGGCACGAAAGACGCCATGATTCGCCTCGATATGAGCGAATACATGGAGAAACATTCGGTCTCGAAGCTGATCGGTTCACCGCCGGGCTATGTCGGCTTTGAAGAAGCCGGCCAGCTGACGGAAAAAGTGCGCCGCAATCCATACAGCATCATCCTGCTTGACGAGATTGAAAAAGCGCACCCGGATGTGCAGCACATCTTCCTGCAAATTTTGGAAGACGGACGCTTGACCGACAGCCAAGGCCGGACCGTCAGCTTCAAAGACACCGTCATCATCGCGACAAGCAACGCCGGCGCAACCGATAAAAAAATCACCGTCGGCTTTGAAAAAGAGGGCAACGGGCAAACAAGCGTCCTTGACTCGCTCGGCGCCTACTTCAAGCCGGAGTTCTTGAACCGCTTCGACGCCATCATTGAGTTCAAGCCGCTCGAAAAAGAGCACTTGCTCGAAATTGTCGACTTGATGCTCGCCGACGTCAAAGCGGCGATGCGCGAACAAAGCATTGAACTCGAAGTGACCGAAGCGGCGAAAGAAAAGCTGGCCGAACTCGGCTACCATCCGGCCTTTGGCGCCCGCCCGCTTCGCCGCGTCATCCAAGAGCATGTCGAAGACAACATCGCCGACTGCCTGCTCGACGCGGATCAATCGGTGCGTGCGATCCGCATCGACGTTGAAGGGGACGCCGTTGTGGCGAAAATTGAATCATAA
- the mntA gene encoding type VII toxin-antitoxin system MntA family adenylyltransferase antitoxin, whose product MPNEMEMAIIQTLRPALHPFAIYLFGSAAFGALRPDSDIDIAFVSDGKPHDPYELFRLAGELAGKLGRDVDLVDLRQANTVFQAQVVSSGKVIDCGDERKRAEFEMRTLKMYAKLNEERAPVLKRIAESGSVYET is encoded by the coding sequence TTGCCAAACGAAATGGAGATGGCCATCATTCAAACGCTCCGCCCGGCTCTTCACCCGTTCGCCATCTACCTGTTCGGTTCAGCCGCCTTTGGAGCGTTGCGCCCGGACAGCGATATCGACATCGCCTTTGTCAGCGACGGCAAACCGCATGATCCGTATGAGCTGTTTCGGCTCGCCGGGGAGTTGGCTGGCAAGTTAGGGCGCGATGTCGATCTTGTCGATTTGCGCCAAGCCAACACAGTGTTTCAGGCGCAAGTCGTCTCAAGCGGAAAGGTGATCGATTGTGGTGACGAACGGAAACGGGCTGAGTTCGAAATGAGAACATTGAAAATGTATGCAAAACTGAATGAGGAAAGAGCGCCGGTGTTAAAACGAATTGCGGAAAGTGGGTCGGTGTATGAAACATGA
- a CDS encoding spore germination protein: MGWFSFLKKKKKRPAQRNLSQLWEKLRQSSDFVEVSFVVGGKELSVYYFDSLVDPQVLQERILCHLQNDIPKHPTVRLEDLQQIVPIQRIEVSEDAALIEEKVLKGFVAVSFREQPGKAALMGAAAENLGLRENNESENEFSVVGPKVGFVENVGVNLHLIRRQVVTPNLVFREMSVGSVSKTKVVIAYMDGVANPEVVQTVTQRLESIHFDVVFDNAILDQLLADNSRTPFPLFISTERIDRAVYAIVSGQVAIFCDGSPYAVIGPAALFDFFTSPEDYYLPWVLGTFFRLIRFFGVAFSVLASPIYVAVLTYHYEMIPEDLLGPIIYSRSNVPFPPVLEVLFLEITIELLREAGARLPTKVAQTLGIVGGIVIGQATVDAGLTSTILLIVVALAALASFTTPIFKMSNTIRFIRFPFILFAAGWGGIGIIFAVCGLLIHLGRLQSFGYPYLLPFYPLRVRNFRDTFVRSPYSETAERPMFLRPRSRFRYDPNEAKQKRDIDE; the protein is encoded by the coding sequence GTGGGTTGGTTCTCGTTTTTGAAGAAAAAGAAAAAGCGCCCCGCACAGAGGAATCTTTCGCAACTTTGGGAAAAGCTTCGGCAATCGAGCGATTTTGTCGAAGTGTCGTTTGTTGTCGGAGGCAAGGAGCTGTCGGTTTATTATTTCGATTCGCTCGTTGATCCGCAAGTGTTGCAAGAGCGGATTCTTTGCCATTTGCAAAACGACATTCCAAAGCATCCGACTGTCCGCTTGGAAGACTTGCAGCAAATCGTGCCGATTCAGCGCATTGAGGTGAGCGAAGATGCGGCGCTGATTGAAGAGAAGGTGTTGAAAGGGTTTGTCGCCGTCAGTTTCCGCGAGCAACCGGGCAAAGCGGCGCTCATGGGCGCCGCGGCTGAAAATTTGGGGCTTCGGGAAAACAATGAGTCGGAAAACGAATTCAGCGTCGTTGGGCCCAAAGTCGGATTTGTAGAAAATGTCGGTGTCAACTTGCATCTCATCCGCCGGCAAGTGGTGACGCCGAATCTTGTGTTTCGAGAAATGTCGGTCGGCTCAGTGTCGAAAACAAAAGTCGTCATTGCCTACATGGACGGCGTGGCCAATCCGGAAGTGGTCCAAACGGTGACGCAGCGGCTTGAGTCCATTCATTTTGACGTCGTGTTTGACAACGCCATTTTGGATCAGCTGCTCGCTGACAATTCGCGGACGCCGTTTCCGCTCTTTATCTCGACTGAGCGGATCGATCGGGCCGTTTATGCGATCGTCTCGGGGCAAGTCGCGATTTTTTGCGACGGCTCCCCGTATGCCGTGATCGGTCCCGCCGCTCTTTTCGATTTTTTTACGTCGCCGGAAGACTATTATCTGCCGTGGGTGCTCGGTACGTTTTTCCGCCTCATTCGGTTTTTCGGCGTCGCGTTTTCCGTGTTGGCGTCGCCGATTTATGTGGCGGTGCTGACGTACCATTACGAGATGATCCCGGAAGATTTGCTCGGACCGATCATTTATTCGCGCTCGAACGTGCCGTTTCCGCCGGTGCTCGAGGTGCTGTTTTTGGAAATTACGATTGAGCTGTTGCGCGAGGCCGGGGCGCGGCTGCCGACGAAAGTCGCGCAAACGCTCGGGATTGTCGGCGGGATTGTCATCGGGCAAGCAACCGTTGATGCCGGACTGACGAGTACGATTTTGTTGATTGTCGTTGCCCTGGCGGCGCTCGCTTCGTTTACAACGCCGATTTTCAAAATGTCGAACACGATTCGGTTCATCCGGTTCCCATTCATTTTGTTCGCCGCTGGCTGGGGAGGGATCGGCATCATCTTTGCTGTCTGCGGATTGCTCATTCATTTAGGGCGGCTGCAGTCGTTTGGCTATCCGTATTTGCTGCCGTTTTATCCGCTTCGCGTACGCAACTTCCGCGATACATTCGTTCGTTCGCCATACAGTGAGACGGCGGAGCGGCCGATGTTTCTTCGCCCGCGGTCGCGGTTTCGCTATGATCCGAATGAGGCGAAGCAAAAACGCGATATTGATGAGTAA
- a CDS encoding TetR/AcrR family transcriptional regulator — translation MSEHPWIQELLQIGGKEEQFSEKQLKILEAAVEMFAEKGYAATSTSEIAKKAGVAEGTIFRHYKTKKDLLLAIVTPTLFQSVAPFLAKEFVREVFDHEYDTYEQFLRAVLANRYAFVKKYLPAIRVLWQEMAFHSEIKQCLQGVFTEHVYPKFVRIVRHFQEKGELAELPVDSVIRLTITSLAGFLAARFLLLPDHNWDDEAEMERTIHVLMNGLRR, via the coding sequence ATGAGTGAGCATCCATGGATTCAAGAGCTGCTGCAAATAGGCGGCAAAGAAGAGCAGTTCAGCGAAAAACAGCTGAAAATTTTGGAAGCTGCCGTTGAAATGTTCGCCGAGAAAGGCTATGCGGCGACCTCGACGAGCGAAATCGCCAAAAAGGCTGGGGTGGCGGAAGGGACGATCTTCCGCCATTATAAGACGAAAAAAGACTTGTTGTTGGCCATCGTCACGCCGACATTGTTTCAGTCCGTCGCTCCGTTTTTGGCGAAAGAATTTGTCCGCGAAGTGTTTGACCATGAATATGACACGTACGAACAGTTTTTGCGCGCGGTGCTCGCCAACCGCTATGCGTTTGTGAAAAAGTATTTGCCGGCGATTCGCGTGCTTTGGCAGGAAATGGCGTTTCATTCTGAGATTAAGCAATGTTTGCAAGGCGTGTTTACAGAGCACGTGTATCCGAAATTTGTCCGCATTGTCCGCCATTTTCAAGAAAAAGGGGAGTTGGCCGAGCTGCCGGTCGATTCCGTCATCCGCTTGACGATCACGTCGCTCGCCGGCTTTTTGGCCGCCCGTTTTCTCCTCTTGCCTGACCACAATTGGGACGATGAGGCGGAAATGGAACGGACGATTCATGTATTGATGAACGGCCTGCGGCGCTAG
- a CDS encoding Ger(x)C family spore germination protein, which produces MGRGLAWIGALLLLSGCASSRPIDEIQIIQQMGYDFENGRYTGTAVYPTFKQGPMTKPNMLTTTSPTIYDLIPRLSSKSALPIEEGQLRLILFGKEFARRGVTQITHSLARNNKVGSHLLLGVAEESARELLKITAKTTLSDTLYLPNVVEQNEQSMNLPKTNLHLFLYRYFSPGSDPFLPYFEKKGDFVKLEGVALFRDDKYVGHVSLRDSFLMKILLGETKNGVYQLKVGNRGKQGEDRVMLQNLWAKPKYEWKRDGSRHVLDVFIHIHASVRDYPSWLDQPGYDLFADVKKKMQNELEHNMRRLFRYFQKKRIDPLGIGDFVRSVTRHWDSAAFYREYPDLDIRPHVTVDIVHTGIGE; this is translated from the coding sequence ATGGGGCGTGGGCTCGCCTGGATCGGTGCGCTGCTGTTGCTTAGCGGCTGCGCCAGTTCGCGGCCGATTGACGAAATTCAAATTATCCAACAGATGGGGTATGATTTCGAAAACGGCCGCTACACGGGAACCGCAGTGTACCCGACGTTCAAGCAAGGGCCGATGACAAAGCCGAATATGTTGACGACGACGTCGCCGACGATCTACGACCTCATCCCGCGCCTGTCATCGAAATCGGCGCTGCCGATTGAGGAAGGGCAGTTGCGCCTTATTTTGTTCGGCAAGGAGTTTGCTAGGCGGGGGGTGACGCAAATTACGCACAGCCTCGCGCGCAACAACAAAGTCGGGAGCCATTTGTTGCTTGGCGTAGCGGAAGAAAGCGCCAGAGAGCTGCTGAAAATCACGGCGAAAACGACGCTGAGCGACACGTTGTATTTGCCGAATGTTGTGGAACAAAACGAGCAGTCGATGAACTTGCCGAAGACGAATTTGCACTTGTTTTTGTATCGCTATTTTTCCCCGGGGAGCGACCCATTTTTGCCGTACTTTGAGAAAAAAGGAGATTTCGTCAAACTCGAAGGAGTCGCTTTGTTTCGCGATGACAAATATGTCGGGCATGTGAGTTTGCGCGATTCGTTTTTGATGAAAATTTTGCTCGGGGAAACGAAAAACGGCGTCTATCAGCTGAAGGTTGGGAATCGCGGAAAACAGGGCGAGGATCGGGTGATGCTGCAAAACTTATGGGCGAAGCCGAAATATGAATGGAAGCGTGACGGCAGCCGCCATGTGCTTGACGTGTTCATTCATATCCATGCGTCGGTGAGGGATTATCCGTCATGGCTCGATCAGCCGGGGTATGATTTGTTTGCTGATGTAAAGAAAAAGATGCAAAACGAATTGGAGCATAATATGCGCCGGTTATTCCGTTATTTTCAGAAAAAACGGATTGATCCGCTCGGCATCGGCGATTTTGTCCGCAGTGTGACAAGACATTGGGATTCCGCCGCGTTTTACCGCGAATACCCGGATTTAGATATCCGCCCGCACGTCACGGTGGATATCGTCCATACAGGCATTGGCGAATAA
- a CDS encoding methyl-accepting chemotaxis protein: MSELTKRRRAKQALKKVTATAEALRRSIDRTRPLEEQLDRIRAFLDEQLGHDEYFVVVDENGYGLVHTNRLREGRVFADPVGLAAARTNKPLLQVYERDTGEVLIDASCPLWTEPSGRRINLRMGRLMHRPYLQWVFACISITPPLAGLAAFIAGAPPVLAALFAILCGLGLSAAWHRAIATELRHWYGVARTVSSGQLQTEVKTTGKRDEFHQIAYEINKMILGIRTIIAELGKAAKTVHDVSHEQQMEMRRLSESFDEIAAAVETFREGAKQQTAAVEQADDVIRQMVERVQIMRAAVERVVRQADDAWSSAAEGIRLIDETKTNMDAMQRGIGETTALIDKAANEAARVHEMIAAIRTIAKQTNLLALNASIEAARAGEAGRGFSIVAQEVRKLAEDTNAFAAEIFASLDAMTNALKEAVHAMQGSGRHVEKTKDSLWKTGETFTSFHGMFAQLNDLLQQNESYVNAITADGEQLGGLMGDVRTVAADFSNMVQETAAGLEQQTLALHQLAREADTLAAAARDLEKMIARFHS, translated from the coding sequence ATGAGCGAATTGACAAAACGGCGCCGGGCAAAACAGGCGTTAAAAAAAGTAACAGCAACGGCGGAAGCACTGCGGCGGTCAATCGACCGAACGCGCCCGCTTGAAGAGCAGCTCGACCGCATCCGCGCCTTTTTAGACGAGCAGCTTGGCCATGATGAATATTTTGTTGTTGTCGATGAAAACGGATACGGACTCGTCCATACGAACCGCCTCCGCGAGGGGCGGGTGTTTGCCGACCCCGTTGGGCTTGCTGCCGCCCGCACGAACAAGCCGCTCTTGCAAGTGTACGAACGCGATACAGGCGAAGTGTTGATTGACGCCAGCTGCCCGCTTTGGACCGAACCGAGCGGAAGGCGCATCAACTTGCGGATGGGGCGGCTCATGCACCGCCCGTATTTGCAATGGGTGTTCGCCTGCATCTCCATAACACCTCCATTGGCGGGACTGGCTGCTTTCATCGCCGGGGCGCCGCCTGTGTTGGCCGCGCTATTTGCCATTTTGTGTGGGCTTGGACTCAGCGCCGCCTGGCATCGAGCCATTGCCACCGAGCTTCGCCATTGGTACGGCGTCGCCCGCACTGTCTCCTCGGGTCAATTGCAGACAGAAGTGAAAACGACGGGAAAACGGGATGAATTTCATCAAATCGCCTACGAAATCAACAAAATGATTCTCGGCATCCGCACGATCATCGCCGAGCTCGGCAAAGCGGCCAAAACGGTGCATGATGTCAGCCATGAGCAACAGATGGAAATGCGCCGCCTCTCTGAATCATTTGACGAAATCGCCGCCGCCGTCGAAACGTTCCGCGAAGGAGCGAAACAACAAACGGCCGCCGTCGAGCAAGCCGATGACGTCATCCGACAGATGGTGGAACGCGTGCAGATCATGCGGGCTGCCGTCGAACGTGTCGTACGCCAAGCGGACGATGCCTGGTCGTCGGCAGCAGAAGGCATACGTCTCATTGATGAAACGAAAACAAACATGGATGCGATGCAACGCGGCATCGGCGAAACGACCGCCCTCATCGACAAAGCAGCCAATGAAGCGGCGCGCGTTCATGAGATGATCGCCGCCATTCGCACGATCGCCAAACAAACGAACTTGCTCGCCCTCAACGCCTCGATCGAAGCAGCGCGGGCGGGTGAAGCGGGCCGCGGCTTTTCCATCGTCGCCCAAGAAGTCCGGAAGCTCGCTGAAGATACAAACGCGTTCGCCGCTGAAATTTTCGCCTCGCTCGACGCCATGACGAACGCGCTCAAAGAAGCCGTGCATGCGATGCAAGGAAGCGGCCGCCACGTTGAAAAAACGAAAGACTCTCTTTGGAAAACAGGGGAAACGTTCACATCGTTTCACGGCATGTTCGCCCAGCTGAACGACTTGCTTCAGCAAAACGAATCGTACGTCAACGCCATCACCGCCGACGGCGAGCAGCTCGGCGGACTGATGGGAGACGTACGCACCGTCGCCGCCGATTTTTCAAACATGGTGCAAGAAACGGCGGCTGGGCTTGAGCAACAAACGCTCGCCCTTCACCAACTAGCGCGGGAAGCCGATACGTTGGCTGCTGCAGCGCGCGATTTAGAAAAAATGATCGCCCGCTTCCACTCATAA
- a CDS encoding ABC transporter permease, translating to MRVLAVVVRIIRQFFRDKRTLALMIVAPMFVLLLMDLVFNGEQYKPSIAVSEHVPDAVVDKLKEAGAKVKELPEQQAREQLDDQSIDAWFDMNGSAPHVMLEGSDPTANQAVMATVQQAFQSLAPKPPFQLKTTYWHGSSDMASFDYFGPVLIGFFVFFFVFLIAGVSFLRERTNGTLERLMATPLRRWEMVAGYMIGFGLFTTIQASLISWFAIDVLDMMMEGSFGYVLLITFLLAMTALALGMLLSAFANNELQMMQFIPLVVVPQVFFSGLFNLDTMEEWLRSLSVIMPLTYGADALRDIMVRGKGFSAIAVDVYVLLGFTLLFMVLNVVALKKYRKL from the coding sequence ATGAGAGTGTTGGCCGTTGTCGTCCGCATCATCCGCCAGTTTTTCCGCGACAAACGCACGCTGGCGCTCATGATTGTCGCGCCGATGTTCGTCTTGTTGTTGATGGATTTGGTGTTTAATGGAGAACAATACAAACCGTCCATTGCCGTCAGCGAACACGTGCCGGATGCGGTTGTCGACAAGTTGAAAGAAGCGGGAGCGAAGGTGAAAGAGCTGCCGGAACAACAGGCGCGGGAGCAGTTGGACGATCAGAGCATTGACGCGTGGTTTGACATGAACGGAAGCGCTCCGCACGTCATGCTTGAAGGAAGCGATCCGACCGCCAATCAGGCGGTGATGGCCACGGTGCAACAGGCGTTTCAGTCATTGGCGCCAAAGCCGCCGTTTCAGCTGAAAACAACGTATTGGCACGGGTCGAGCGATATGGCGTCATTCGATTATTTCGGCCCTGTATTGATCGGCTTTTTCGTCTTCTTTTTCGTCTTTTTGATCGCCGGTGTGTCCTTTTTGCGCGAGCGGACGAACGGGACGCTCGAGCGGCTGATGGCGACGCCGCTCAGGCGCTGGGAAATGGTCGCCGGCTATATGATCGGGTTCGGATTGTTTACCACGATTCAAGCGAGTTTAATTTCATGGTTTGCCATTGATGTGTTGGACATGATGATGGAAGGTTCGTTCGGGTATGTGCTGCTCATTACGTTTTTGCTGGCGATGACGGCGCTCGCGCTTGGGATGCTGCTGTCGGCGTTCGCCAACAACGAGCTGCAAATGATGCAGTTTATCCCGCTTGTCGTCGTGCCGCAAGTGTTTTTCTCCGGCTTGTTCAATCTCGATACGATGGAAGAATGGCTTCGCTCGCTGAGCGTCATCATGCCGCTCACATACGGGGCGGACGCGCTGCGGGATATTATGGTGCGCGGAAAAGGTTTTAGCGCCATCGCCGTTGATGTGTACGTGCTGCTTGGCTTTACGCTGCTGTTTATGGTACTAAATGTAGTAGCGCTGAAAAAATACCGCAAGCTGTAA